The genomic DNA CAATCTCTTCTATCTGTTGCTCGCGATGATGCTGAGCCTGGTGTTGATCTCAGGCATTGCGGCGGAATACTGCTTGCGGCGGTTGGAATTCCGTCGTCACCTTCCCGATCATCTCATCGTGAATGAACCAACCACCGTCACGCTGGTCGTGAAGAACCGGAAGTCACAGCTCCCCAGCTTTTCATTGAAGCTGTTCGATGTCAGTGACGGCCGGAAGCTGGATCGAGGTCTGGAGATTCGCCAACTCCCTCCAGGCGCCAGCCAGCTGGTGTCGTATCCTCTCGTCGCCACGCGGCGTGGTCGGCTGCAACTGGACGGTGTCTGTGTCGGGACGGAATTTCCGTTCGGGCTCTTCATGAAGCACACATTTTACCCGATGGACGAAACGGTCCTCGTCTGCCCGGAGCTCAAGCCGATCGACGAAAGGCTGTTCCAGGGGCTTCTCACCATTGGAGCGGAACAAAGCGTTCCGCAGCGGGGGCCCGGCAATGATTTATACAATCTGCGTCTGTATCACGCCGGGGATGACTCTCGAAGCATTCATTGGCCAACGACGGCGCGGACATCCCAATTGACAGTCCGAGAAACCGAGGCCGAAGACCAACGCCGAGCCGCCATT from Candidatus Nitrospira nitrificans includes the following:
- a CDS encoding DUF58 domain-containing protein; amino-acid sequence: MGVQFLLFTMAIGIAAINTGNNLFYLLLAMMLSLVLISGIAAEYCLRRLEFRRHLPDHLIVNEPTTVTLVVKNRKSQLPSFSLKLFDVSDGRKLDRGLEIRQLPPGASQLVSYPLVATRRGRLQLDGVCVGTEFPFGLFMKHTFYPMDETVLVCPELKPIDERLFQGLLTIGAEQSVPQRGPGNDLYNLRLYHAGDDSRSIHWPTTARTSQLTVRETEAEDQRRAAIYLPTVAPASHDALFEQAVSVTAFIIQHLAERGYMLQLLVGSSRSSFGQGDHHLLELLRMLALCERCSPLAGSVVPTELSGDPLEVDEGAMIVVQAWRGPGDIEPDQPTILLNGHLLAGVSHAV